In Lepus europaeus isolate LE1 chromosome 23, mLepTim1.pri, whole genome shotgun sequence, a single genomic region encodes these proteins:
- the DUSP18 gene encoding dual specificity protein phosphatase 18, whose protein sequence is MSAASCAFPVQLRQPSVSGLSQITRSLYLSNGSAANNKLLLASNQITSVVNVSVEVANTVFEHIEYMHVPVADAPSSPLYGFFDPIADHIHGVELKQGRTLLHCAAGVSRSAALCLAYLMKYHAMSLLDAHAWTKACRPIIRPNVGFWEQLIHYEFQLFGKNSVRMLSSPVGPIPDIYEKEVRFMIPL, encoded by the coding sequence ATGAGCGCAGCCTCGTGTGCCTTcccggtgcagctccggcagccGTCGGTCAGCGGCCTCTCGCAGATCACCCGGAGCCTGTACCTCAGCAACGGCTCGGCCGCCAACAACAAGCTGCTGCTGGCCAGCAACCAGATCACCTCGGTGGTCAACGTGTCGGTGGAGGTCGCCAACACCGTCTTCGAGCACATCGAGTACATGCACGTGCCCGTGGCCGACGCCCCCAGCTCGCCGCTCTACGGCTTCTTCGACCCCATCGCCGACCACATCCACGGCGTGGAGCTGAAGCAGGGCCGCACGCTGCTGCACTGCGCCGCGGGCGTGAGCCGCTCGGCCGCCCTGTGCCTCGCCTACCTCATGAAGTACCACGCCATGTCCCTGCTGGACGCCCACGCCTGGACCAAGGCCTGCCGGCCCATCATCCGGCCCAACGTGGGCTTCTGGGAGCAGCTCATCCACTACGAGTTCCAGCTGTTCGGGAAGAACAGTGTGCGCATGCTCAGCTCCCCGGTGGGCCCGATCCCCGACATCTACGAGAAGGAGGTGCGCTTCATGATCCCGCTGTGA
- the LOC133752012 gene encoding uncharacterized protein C5orf52-like, translated as MSSSLTPIAESPSVAKDPATQPVRVTWDLARSEDREAAAQATPGPSAPRGPELRRDRVGSRAERVLGVHPQLCFLPPRASQPLVLVSGMNSSEAAVRRFLPKNHLSRVIIRDNLSAQRICEMEMRASEKTKRKRSHLHDHLKKKFMLEQLRKLERWRRESMSIRRYLYSLPPVYKFQSHKRSQPP; from the exons ATGAGTTCCAGCTTGACTCCCATCGCCGAGTCGCCCTCCGTCGCGAAAGACCCCGCGACACAGCCGGTTCGGGTCACATGGGACCTGGCCCGGTCCGAGGACCGAGAGGCCGCCGCGCAGGCGACCCCCGGCCCCAGCGCCCCCCGGGGCCCCGAGTTGCGACGCGACAGGGTCGGCAGCCGCGCGGAGCGGGTCCTCGGGGTCCACCCGCAGCTGTGCTTCCTGCCGCCGCGGGCCTCGCAGCCTCTGGTGCTCGTCAG CGGCATGAATTCCAGTGAGGCAGCCGTGAGACGTTTCTTACCCAAGAACCACTTGTCCCGAGTGATCATCCGTGACAACCTGAGTGCCCAGCGCATCTGTGAGATGGAG ATGAGAGCATCAGAGAAGACCAAGAGAAAGAGGAGCCACCTGCATGACCACCTGAAGAAGAAGTTCATGCTGGAACAGCTCCGGAAGCTGGAGCGCTGGAGGCGGGAGTCCATGAGCATCCGGCGGTACCTGTACAGCCTGCCGCCCGTGTACAAGTTCCAGTCCCACAAGAGAAGCCAGCCGCCCtag